In Candidatus Defluviilinea proxima, a single genomic region encodes these proteins:
- a CDS encoding SRPBCC family protein, producing MKQGTFEKEIFIQSDVATVIHVIADYSNHHKIHPLILKVERAKEEPAGVRRYYITDSLQWGPFKFKIKYQADIIAITEDTVHTEAYQSPGTYVTNITKVTPKDNGVRLHETITMKTPDMLFNYAFKQAETAHEEMLKRIKKFVESNAKP from the coding sequence ATGAAACAGGGAACCTTCGAAAAAGAGATATTCATTCAATCTGATGTGGCCACTGTGATCCACGTCATTGCCGATTACAGTAACCACCACAAGATCCATCCGCTCATTCTGAAAGTGGAACGTGCCAAAGAGGAACCTGCTGGTGTACGCCGTTACTACATCACCGACAGTTTGCAATGGGGACCGTTCAAATTCAAGATCAAGTATCAGGCTGACATTATTGCGATCACAGAAGATACTGTTCATACAGAAGCGTATCAGTCACCGGGCACCTACGTCACAAATATCACAAAAGTCACGCCGAAAGATAATGGTGTTCGCTTGCACGAGACTATCACGATGAAAACTCCTGATATGCTCTTCAACTATGCGTTTAAACAAGCCGAAACAGCACACGAAGAAATGCTGAAACGCATCAAAAAGTTTGTCGAAAGCAACGCGAAGCCATAA